One window from the genome of Oncorhynchus gorbuscha isolate QuinsamMale2020 ecotype Even-year linkage group LG14, OgorEven_v1.0, whole genome shotgun sequence encodes:
- the LOC123995853 gene encoding ras-related protein Rab-21-like has product MCRRKHRTADNRASPSARHEERDGTRTAHVTKPHLIRMTLGQLCAVSRVAVGCDTAWNRTGLMAVPVHSPQLMAQHHREEGPLNLAIWDTAGQERFHALGPIYYRDSNGAILVYDITDEDSFQKVKNWVKELRKMLGNEICLCIVGNKVDLEKERHVSVEEAEGYAESVGAKHYHTSAKLNKGIEELFLDLCKRMMETAQAEERAKGNGASQSTTSRRGVQIVDDDPQAATAAGGCCSSA; this is encoded by the exons atgtgtcggaggaaacaccgtacagctgACAACCGTGCATCTCCCTCAGCCCGCCACGAGGAGCGTGATGGGACGAGGACAGCCCATGTGACCAAACCTCACCTAAtcaggatgacgctgggccaattgtgcgccgtctcCCGGGTCGCGgtcggctgcgacacagcctggaatcgaaccggg CTGATGGCTGTCCCTGTTCACTCACCTCAGCTGATGGCTCAACATCACAGGGAAGAGGGTCCCCTGAACCTGGCCATCTGG GATACAGCAGGTCAGGAGCGCTTCCACGCCTTAGGTCCCATCTACTACAGAGACTCCAACGGAGCCATATTGGTCTATGACATCACAGATGAGGACTCCTTCCAGAAG GTGAAAAACTGGGTCAAAGAATTGAGGAAAATGTTGGGGAATGAGATTTGTTTATGTATAGTAG GTAATAAAGTAGATCTGGAGAAGGAGAGACATGTATCAGTTGAAGAGGCAGAAGG GTATGCAGAGTCGGTGGGGGCAAAACACTATCACACATCAGCCAAACTAAACAAGGGGATAGAGGAACTCTTCCTTGACTTGTGTAAAA GAATGATGGAGACGGCCCAAGCAGAGGAGAGGGCGAAGGGTAACGGAGCCAGCCAGTCAACGACATCACGAAGGGGGGTACAGATCGTGGACGATGACCCTCAAGCCGCCACGGCCGCGGGGGGCTGCTGCTCATCCGCTTAA
- the LOC123995943 gene encoding multimerin-2-like, whose protein sequence is MGATVEEQRVLLQELRAIVAQQSTKLNEMGATVEEQRVLLQELRAIVAQQSTKLNEMGATVEEQRVLLQELRAIVAQQSTKLNEMGATVEEQRVLLQELRAIVAQQSTKLNEMGATVEEQRVLLQELRAIVAQQSTKLNEMGATVEEQRVLLQELRAIVAQQSTKLNEMGATVEELNRENGERPKVAFSASLSESKGPNSEGVILAYKHVFNNIGEAYSPVTGIFRAPVNGVYYFTYTAFTTSSKGRRVSLYKNGHVMVTVTDDVSDSEDGGTNGVTLQLDAGDEVYTRLMEGFNIFDDNHHSTFTGFLLFT, encoded by the coding sequence ATGGGAGCCACCGTGGAGGAACAGAGAGTCCTACTCCAGGAGCTGAGAGCCATTGTGGCTCAACAGAGCACCAAACTGAATGAGATGGGAGCCACCGTGGAGGAACAGAGAGTCCTACTCCAGGAGCTGAGAGCCATTGTGGCTCAACAGAGCACCAAACTGAATGAGATGGGAGCCACCGTGGAGGAACAGAGAGTCCTACTCCAGGAGCTGAGAGCCATTGTGGCTCAACAGAGCACCAAACTGAATGAGATGGGAGCCACCGTGGAGGAACAGAGAGTCCTACTCCAGGAGCTGAGAGCCATTGTGGCTCAACAGAGCACCAAACTGAATGAGATGGGAGCCACCGTGGAGGAACAGAGAGTCCTACTCCAGGAGCTGAGAGCCATTGTGGCTCAACAGAGCACCAAACTGAATGAGATGGGAGCCACCGTGGAGGAACAGAGAGTCCTACTCCAGGAGCTGAGAGCCATTGTGGCTCAACAGAGCACCAAACTGAATGAGATGGGAGCCACCGTGGAGGAACTGAatagagagaacggagagagaccGAAGGTGGCCTTCTCAGCCTCGCTGTCTGAATCCAAAGGACCAAATAGTGAAGGTGTCATCCTGGCCTACAAACATGTCTTCAACAATATTGGTGAGGCTTACAGTCCGGTGACAGGTATCTTCAGAGCACCGGTTAATGGAGTCTACTACTTCACATACACTGCCTTTACAACCTCCAGCAAGGGGAGAAGAGTGTCGCTGTATAAAAATGGACATGTAATGGTGACTGTGACCGATGACGTTTCAGACTCGGAGGACGGTGGAACCAATGGTGTCACACTGCAGCTGGATGCAGGAGACGAGGTCTACACTCGACTGATGGAAGGATTTAACATCTTTGATGACAATCACCACAGCACCTTTACTGGCTTTCTGCTCTTCACTTAG